The Microlunatus antarcticus genome window below encodes:
- a CDS encoding DUF1349 domain-containing protein: MTHTIAWTDGTWTHQPAHVISKEDGLYATAREGSDAWRTTSYGFVHASEHALLAGLEPESAVEVQFRLDFSGQFDQAGIYVRVDDETWIKAGVELSDGEESLGAVVTQGTSDWSLSPVPGWAGRLVTIRGSRSGNAFTVRARVDDEPWRLVRVAPLDPEATVAAGPFCCAPTRADLTVHFTSWRVTEPDDSLHPDA, from the coding sequence GTGACGCACACCATCGCCTGGACCGACGGGACCTGGACCCACCAGCCCGCCCACGTCATCAGCAAGGAGGATGGCCTCTACGCCACCGCGCGCGAGGGCAGCGACGCCTGGCGCACCACGTCCTACGGCTTCGTCCACGCCTCGGAGCACGCGTTGCTAGCCGGCCTCGAGCCGGAGTCGGCCGTCGAGGTGCAGTTCCGTCTCGACTTCTCGGGACAGTTCGACCAGGCGGGCATCTACGTCAGGGTCGACGACGAGACCTGGATCAAGGCCGGCGTGGAACTGAGTGACGGCGAGGAGAGCCTCGGAGCTGTCGTCACGCAGGGCACCTCCGACTGGTCGCTGTCCCCAGTTCCTGGCTGGGCGGGACGCCTGGTGACGATCCGTGGCAGCCGATCGGGCAACGCATTCACCGTTCGCGCCCGCGTCGACGACGAGCCCTGGCGGCTCGTACGCGTGGCACCGCTCGACCCGGAGGCCACGGTCGCAGCGGGACCCTTCTGCTGTGCGCCGACCCGAGCCGACCTCACCGTCCACTTCACGTCCTGGCGCGTCACCGAGCCCGACGACAGCCTGCACCCAGACGCCTGA
- a CDS encoding ribonuclease J, translating to MTPPAPSTTLPDLDRAGLRVVAFGGLGEIGRNMTVLEYRGRLLVIDCGVLFPEEHQPGIDVILPDFTWIRDRLDRVAAIVLTHGHEDHIGGVPYLLRERPSIPVVGSRLTLAFIKAKLEEFRIRPKTIEVEAGRRIDLDTFDCEFVAVNHSIPDGLAVAVRTDAGMLLHTGDFKMDQFPLDGRITDLRAFARLGEEGVALFLTDSTNAEVPGFTTSERELTPAIETVFRTAPKRIIVSSFASHVHRIQQVLDAAQASGRKVAFVGRSMVRNMGIARDLGYLTIPEGLVVDLKQLDRLPDRKVTLICTGSQGEPMAALARMANRDHMVRVGQGDTVLLASSLIPGNESAIYRLINGLSRLGANVVHTGNAKVHVSGHASAGELVYCYNIVKPANVMPVHGEWRHLQANAALAERTGVPRDRIVVGEDGMVVDLVAGRASVVGTVPAQHIYVDGQTVGGATEASLADRRTLSQEGAVTVVGIVELRTGRLAEDLDFIVHGFTQDPADFNDVTPAVRSALRKAGPLTQDDAEAVLRDTVSRWISKRFRRTPLVIPVVVEE from the coding sequence TTGACCCCACCTGCACCCAGCACGACCCTGCCCGACCTCGATCGCGCGGGACTCCGCGTCGTCGCCTTCGGCGGTCTGGGGGAGATCGGCCGCAACATGACGGTCCTGGAGTACCGGGGCCGGCTGCTGGTCATCGACTGCGGGGTGCTCTTCCCCGAGGAGCACCAGCCCGGGATCGACGTCATCCTGCCCGACTTCACCTGGATCCGGGACCGTCTCGACCGCGTCGCCGCGATCGTCCTCACGCACGGCCACGAGGACCACATCGGAGGCGTTCCCTACCTGCTCCGCGAACGTCCCAGCATCCCCGTGGTGGGTTCCCGCCTGACCCTCGCCTTCATCAAGGCGAAGCTCGAGGAGTTCCGCATCCGTCCCAAGACCATCGAGGTCGAGGCCGGGCGCAGGATCGACCTGGACACGTTCGACTGCGAGTTCGTCGCCGTCAACCACTCGATCCCGGACGGCCTGGCCGTGGCGGTGCGGACCGACGCGGGGATGCTGCTGCACACCGGCGACTTCAAGATGGACCAGTTCCCCCTCGACGGCCGCATCACCGACCTGCGGGCCTTCGCCCGCCTGGGCGAGGAGGGGGTCGCCCTCTTCCTCACCGACTCCACCAACGCCGAGGTGCCGGGCTTCACCACGTCCGAGCGCGAGCTCACACCCGCCATCGAGACGGTCTTCCGGACCGCCCCGAAGCGCATCATCGTGTCCAGCTTCGCCAGCCACGTGCACCGCATCCAGCAGGTCCTCGACGCCGCGCAGGCCAGCGGCCGCAAGGTGGCCTTCGTCGGGCGCTCCATGGTCCGCAACATGGGCATCGCCCGTGACCTCGGCTACCTGACCATCCCCGAGGGCCTCGTCGTCGACCTCAAGCAGCTCGACCGGCTGCCCGACCGGAAGGTGACGTTGATCTGCACCGGGTCGCAGGGCGAGCCGATGGCGGCGCTGGCCCGCATGGCCAACCGCGACCACATGGTCCGCGTCGGCCAGGGGGACACCGTGCTCCTGGCGAGCTCCCTCATCCCGGGCAACGAGTCGGCCATCTACCGCTTGATCAACGGGCTGTCGCGGCTCGGCGCGAACGTCGTCCACACCGGGAACGCCAAGGTCCACGTGTCCGGGCACGCCAGCGCCGGCGAGCTCGTCTACTGCTACAACATCGTGAAGCCGGCCAACGTGATGCCCGTGCACGGCGAGTGGCGCCACCTGCAGGCCAACGCCGCTCTGGCCGAGCGCACCGGGGTCCCGCGCGATCGGATCGTCGTGGGCGAGGACGGCATGGTGGTCGACCTCGTCGCCGGGCGCGCCTCGGTCGTCGGAACGGTCCCGGCCCAGCACATCTACGTCGACGGTCAGACCGTCGGCGGCGCCACCGAGGCCTCCCTGGCCGACCGCCGGACCCTGTCGCAAGAGGGAGCCGTGACGGTCGTCGGGATCGTCGAGCTGCGGACCGGCCGGCTCGCCGAGGACCTGGACTTCATCGTGCACGGCTTCACCCAGGACCCGGCCGACTTCAACGACGTCACGCCGGCGGTGCGCAGCGCCCTCCGCAAGGCCGGCCCGCTGACCCAGGACGACGCAGAGGCCGTCCTCCGCGACACCGTGTCCCGCTGGATCAGCAAGCGGTTCCGCCGGACACCCCTGGTGATCCCGGTCGTCGTCGAGGAGTGA
- a CDS encoding DsbA family oxidoreductase, whose amino-acid sequence MSEAVKVDIWSDVQCPWCYIGKRKFEDGAAQFGGGVEVEYHSFELAPDTPVDYEGTALEYLSERKGMPVAQVTEMLERVTGIASSVGLDFDYEHVHQTNTVKAHELVHFAKSKGRQLDMKERLLKAYFVEGHHVGRVDDLADLAAEIGLDRAEVVTALEAETFLADVKADVAQAEVYGIRGVPFFVIDGRYGVSGAQDPATFTDVLRQARAERDQVSAEGVAR is encoded by the coding sequence ATGAGCGAAGCCGTGAAGGTCGACATCTGGTCCGACGTGCAGTGCCCCTGGTGCTACATCGGCAAGCGCAAGTTCGAGGACGGGGCTGCCCAGTTCGGCGGCGGCGTCGAGGTGGAGTACCACTCGTTCGAGCTCGCCCCGGACACCCCGGTGGACTACGAGGGCACCGCGCTCGAGTACTTGAGCGAGCGCAAGGGGATGCCCGTCGCCCAGGTGACGGAGATGCTGGAACGGGTCACCGGCATCGCTTCGAGCGTCGGGCTCGACTTCGACTACGAGCACGTCCACCAGACCAACACGGTGAAGGCGCACGAGCTGGTCCACTTCGCGAAGAGCAAGGGCCGCCAGCTCGACATGAAGGAGCGCCTCCTCAAGGCGTACTTCGTCGAGGGACACCACGTCGGGCGCGTCGACGACCTCGCGGACCTCGCCGCCGAGATCGGGCTCGACCGGGCCGAGGTGGTCACCGCCCTCGAGGCAGAGACGTTCCTCGCCGACGTCAAGGCCGACGTCGCCCAGGCGGAGGTGTACGGCATCCGCGGGGTGCCGTTCTTCGTGATCGACGGCAGGTACGGCGTCTCCGGGGCGCAGGATCCCGCGACCTTCACCGACGTCCTGCGGCAGGCGCGAGCCGAGCGCGACCAGGTCTCCGCCGAAGGCGTGGCGAGGTGA